The genome window CGCAGCCATTCCATTGAACTGCATTTTCactgtgaatgtgtgtgcagTTTATGGCTTAATTGGCCGAAACGAAATCGAaactttagtttaaacaaaaaaccagttgagcatttgacatttgatttgtgtgtggcagccacaTAAGCAGGGGAGCGGATACTTGTCGATGTTGAATGTGCGTCACACGGGGCGTATACTTTGCAGCTCATTATGATAGCTGAATATATCACGCATACGTACAGTGCGCTAAATGGCCGTTACAATTTGAATATTCAGCTGTTGATGGCGTTGAAGTTGCCGCCACCGATGCACCGTTTggcgcaaaaaataaaataaaaaagcgaaTGTCTCTGTAACAGCACATCTTTCACCCTCTCTTTTCCACTCTCGCTCTCAtggtgtttgtgtgtgtttttgttataattcGCTAGTTTTCTTTGGCCCGCACATTCGCATAAATTTTCCGCTGCGCCGGCAGCGTCATTATAAAAGCCTCGCCTTACCAACTCGACGTTAACAATTCAAATCCAGTTACAGACGCGAAATGATCTTCGCAATGGCAACGCGCTGTCGGTCTACCAAGAGCCTGAACCTGAATCGGTCGCTCCTCAGCCTTGTCGCGGCATTCCTCATTGTAAGTAGTGCCGGCCGAGGACTCAAATGAGGATACACTCTACATTGAAATCAACAAaggattttcaaaaaaatttactaacttttttttattgtgcaatgtgtgtgtgtgacacaagttagaaataaaaaaagtgactTTGGAGTTTCTAAGAGTAAAAGTGAAATGTTTGACTGAGACAATCGTTCAACTCAAAGCTCAGTACAAAAAAACACtcaaaacaatcaaaataaataataaatgtatagaaTAAAAACACATGCATAAAGCCGATGCAGCCCTGGACCTATTAAATGATACTTATAATATCAATCACAGAAGCATGTGACGACTTATTATACTGTGAACTTGGCTAAaggatatatttatatttttttaaaaacataccAAAGACTCCTACTTCGATTTTCTCATTATTACTTTATGTAACAATTCTAGTAATGATTGATTTAAGATTatcttttgcaattaaatttattttacgagCAACATacctattaaaaaaaatagcaattagGATATAGACATagtgaaaataaagaaaagtcCTTTTTAAGCTATAGATTCATTGCAAAAGTAGTtttggattttaaaattaaataatattttcagatCGTTTAGCGACAGACATTTGAtgccaaaaaaatatcataagtAGCGTAATATAGCCctcaaaaataccaaatatgcCAAATATCGAATAAAGTATCGTATAAGTTAGGTTATTAACATCTGTTAAACATCTGTTCagtacaaattgttgttgtcaggtCTAGTATTTTAACACAAATACAACGATAGTACGTTATTTAAAAAGCCCTTATATATTACGACCAAAGTAATCTTTCTGAAATCAAGATGTTAAATATTGTTGTGCTCTAATCTAATGCTTATTTTGAGACTTACTTAAAGCTTAATCATTAAGTCTTAGCAAAGCTATACCAGTAGTATcgcatataaatattgacaTTAACAAAAACTTTAACTTTTGATCTCTcatgaaataaatgtttaaagtcttaatttcaaattgaagttatttatttcttattatagaaaaaacattttttaaaattatgtttttaaattgcactACAATCGTCCttttattaatgttattatatacaaaaacagAATAAGattagtttttcaaaataataatatacaaaaaaaagctattttgaaaatggaaaaaccaTTTAGATAGTTGAATGGCAAAGGAAGTCAATCATTTGTTCATTTCCAAGTGGATATTTGTCATTAGCAACGCATCAATTAATTCAGCCTTGTACATACATTAGCTGCAACTGTCTTAACATTCACTTAGGCTGTAAATCATACAATAAACAACCAATTTTGAAGGCCATCCATCCTCGCCAGGCACTACATACTTAATCGGTCGtaatcaaaagaaaattgcgtgttgaaaacattttatgttGGGGCAACCATCATCCATATGCATGGGCCAATGAACTTGCAGCGGACGCAGCTCATGCGCCAAGTCAATCATAAGAAATTAAGCCAAAAACGATGACAAGGAGGAgtagaaggaggaggaggcggaggaggCGGAGAAGTAGGCGGGGGCTGTGCTCTGGCAAGTGGCCCATTCCCGTTGTTATAAGCGCTGCACCCCGTTGAAAGCGAAAGCGAATTGGTTaactttaattagtttaattacaaaatctACTGgtgtttacacacacacacacacacacacacacccatacatgCATAGATACGAGTAACAACATTGATTTAAAGAAAAGCAAATGGCCAACTGAATGCGCGCTTTGCATTCACATGGCCGACAATCGATGCCGAACCACATCCAACATCGAACATCGTTAACAATTACCATTTAATTGCTCCACATTTTGGCCTCATCATTTCACCtatctgtctttctctcttgATCTTACTCTTTCTAACTCTCACCAACTTGCACTTTCAGTTCACGTTGCAATTGTCGCTGTGTAGCGCCCAATCACAGCCACGCCTCAGTCGACGACCTGCTGCAAAGACAGCTGCAGAGGAGTCCAGTGAGCGATCCATTGTGCCCGATCAGCTGGCATTAGCCGCAAGTCGTTCAGATGGCCAAGGACGTGGCTATCAACGTCGCGGTGCAGCAGTGCATACAAGAACTAAGGAACCAACGCCAGGTGAGAGAGACTCAACGTCCAACTCAAACAGAGTGATGAccattcaaaaatgtaaagagTCAGGAGATATGACAGCCTTAAGTCATTGATCTTTTGAATTTGCAAGTGCAGTTCATTAAAGCTATGGccttgataaaaaaaaatgttagccCGTAtccgaaataaattctttttcaagAGCCGAATATTGAAACGTTTGCACAGTTGCGGTTTTCGTagttttttccaaaatattatgttattttttgtatgtatttaattatacccgttacttaaaaaataagtaaaagggcacattgtgttcgttggaatgtatgtaacagggagaaggaggcatctccgccaccattaagtatatatattcttgatcagcatcagcaaccGAGCCGTGCGCCTAGATCTctgagactataagagatagagataccaaacttttacACGCAGacttctatagaccccacgtagatcaagtttgttttacatttttgacacgcctCCTTCCGCGCCCtcaaatcgcaaaaaaccaccacacccacaatttttaagataatacgtttctTGTGGTAATTGACGATTTCTATTAgcattatctattatcccactgaatcgcataaagatcggacaagtagaacgtcagttatggcgatttaatgttttcaaagtaatacaagttatatctttaaagtactttaatatatattgaataagtaacgggtatcctatggtcgggatctcgactatagcctttcccactggtttttttttataaatataaaaagacaACGAAAATGTTTACTTGCATAGTTGCTAGGTCAATAGTTGGACCAAtttcaaacattcataactttgtcaaaaccatCATAAACCAAACCCGAAACTAAGCCGAACcactttcttaaataaaaggttcggctcGAATGTAAAATAACtacataaattgtattatttctaATATTACTTAACTTTATTGAGACTTCGGATAAAAGTAAGTCATACTTAAATCTtcgaataaatttagattattataaaaatttgaattcgaACTCgaccaaattttaaatgtccagaaaaaatttaagtaataaaactatttttttgtattaaattgaacaaaggttcgaacccaaacttTAAGCTTAGGGGGCATGTAAGCCGGCTCGCAAACCAAACCTAAATCTTGCTAtattaccaaaattttggtggttTGAGGCCTTGGTCAAAACTGaagcgattttcaaacggaaagtttttttcattatggaacgaaatgtcattttgatcaaggatcggcctctaaattcattcttcattcaaatttgatcACTTACGGTCAAGAAATATATACCCTCTAGATCTAGGCTTCGAATTTAGGCTTTcaaattcagaaaaaaaatttgtaaatctcaagttttcaattttaatcgaAGCCTTAAATTGTAGTTGGTAAAAAagaatactttaaattaaaatctaaaatgtttcatataattttttttaaatcatgccaaattgaacaaaaattttgacttgtaaagctgCTAGGTCAAGGGTtagaccaacttcaaacttacatagctttatcaaaactgaaccgatttttaaacggaatgtgGCTTTGATCATTAAATgacctcttaattcatacGCATTTTTCCGACGGTTACCTACTTTGCACAAACTTAATATAATCTCGACCAGTAATTatgcaatattaaattacacgtaaagctttttgaaaagcttaacaaaatgtttcaaaatcatttaaaatgaattacaaaacgtgagataaagagagaaaatCATAGAATACTcgagataccctgtatttcCATAAGACTTAAAAGCTGCTTATCAGCTGATGAGTGTTACCAATATCGAATGAGGAATTTAGCGGCATTCTAAAAGCTGCATTAAATGCAAACAACTGGCAACTTTATTAcctaataaattaactttatttaacattttagttAAAACGAACGTTTTTAACCAATTTCAAACTCGTTCTCGCTTCTCACACAGACTACAGCTATGGCCAGCTGGAGCTAAATCTGATACGACCCGAGCACGAGACGTCTTCATTACCGCCGCATGGCAAGATCAATGGGTATTACGGCGGCGTTAGTTTGAGCACAACCTCCGAATCGATTGgaacagccaacaacaacaacggggaTATGAGTCACGAGAAGGCATTGGATGACTCGGAGACGGCTGCCGAGTACGTGGTCAATGCCATGAAGATGGCCTACGGCACACGTCACAAGGAGCAACAGCCGCAACTGCGTattgtggctgccacacagCGTCCCTACAATCCAAGTTCAACTACTGAGCATAAGTatacacagcaacaacagcagcaacaacagcagcaacaacagcagcagcaacaacagcagcagcaacaacagcaacaactggagCAGGATCAGTTGAAACAGGTGAAGGCACAGGCGCAGGCGGCGCTGCTGGAGGCACAAATGCAGGCGGAGCTGCAGGCGCAGCTAGTGGAGCAACAGGCATTGCTGCTAGCcgaacaacaccaacagcaacagcaacaacagcaacaacaacaacagcaacagcagcaacatacaATTAATGTGGCAAGTGAAGCATCTCCACCCGCTCCAGCGCCTGTCTATGAGAAGGAATCGGTGCCAAGGAGCTATGAAATATATGAGACACCCGCTCAACCCGAACCCGAACCCGAATCCGCTGCTGGCGACATCGAGCGTCTATATCGCACCAAATACTATAGTTATGCACCACCGCAACCATATCGCAGCAtcgaggcggaggcggaggatAAGGTGCGTGTCTCCGCATCCACAGAGATACCCAAGGCGGAGATAATGaagcaaattgaaaagtcTGTCATCAAATACATGAAGGAGCTGGAGGCGGAGGGTAAGATAATAACCACACCACAGGAACTGGCACCGCCAGCCACCAAGACCTACTACAAGCTGCTCTCGTTGCCCAACTCCAGTCAAAGTTCCGCCAATTCTGGAGAGGAAAAGcgctacagcagcagcacagtGCGTCCCAAGTACAGTAATCCTTCAGCAGCGGGTCAGGGTCGTCAGCAGGCGCAGTCTAGTCAGCAGCATGGCCAATACCatgcccagcagcagcaccagcagcagcaccagcatcATCAGGTCAACATCAATAAGCCAAGTGCCCATGCGCTGACCAAGCCACAACGCTATCAATCCGAGACAGAGACCGCCTACCAGGCGCCTGAGCTGTCGGCAGAAGCCTTGGCACCCAATGTAGAGTTCATCTATAAGATCAAGACTCGTGCTCCGCTGCAGACGGCCACCGTGAAGACGGTATCGAAGCCGTACACTTTGCCGCTCAAGAGCAGCTCGGAGCACTTTGATCATGGAGCTGCTCTAAAGAATATCGAGGAGTTTGATTTATCGCATGTGGTCACAACACCGGAACGGGAGCGGGGAcgggagcgggagcgggatcgggatcgggaacaggagcaggaacagcaCGTGACTAGCAAACCGCAAAAGCTGTACTTCAACTCAGAGATCTATCATGACATTAACTCGCTGCCCTACAAGGGGGAGAAGCTGCGAGGTGTCAGCTCCAGTGCCAGTCAAATGCATTCTGTGCAGGGTCAGGAATATCGACACAAGCTGAAGGCAGCCGCCGATCTGCATCCGGATTACAAAGGCTATTCCGGCTATTTTGCGGAGCCGGTGTCCAGCAGTATGGAGCTGTCGGAGAAGCTACCGCCCAGCGGGATTGATAACGAGGACATGGATGACGGCTACCCCATACCCTATCAGTATGTGCTGAAAAAGGAGCCACTGTCCAGCAAGTACGAGGAGGAGCGCGAAAGCTGGGAGTCCCTGCGTCAGGCCCATGGGAAACCAGCTTCCGGTGGCTACAAGTCCACAAGCCTTGACTACGACAGTTATAGTCCCAAGTTTAACAACAATCCCGAGGGCTATGGCTATCAGCATACCTACAAGACGCAGTTGCTCCGCGGTGGCGGTGCCGGCTCACCTGGTGGTGGTCAATCCTCGGCCGGGAGTGCCGTCAAACGTGGTAAACGCGGAGGCGCCGCGCATCCGTCATCTGGTGGTGGTCCTGGAAAGAAACTGCTGAGAGGCGGACCCTCAGGCGTTGGTGCCACAATCGGAGTCGGTGGTGGCAAGCACATCAAAGATCTGGAAGCAAGCTTGGCACTACGACCACCCCCCAAGAAATAGTccattaaatagtttattataTGAACAAATCTGTTAAAACGAGAATGTTGTCGTTTCttctacataattttttttgttttttcctttagttatttatagtttactaatactaattatttattttatagccaGTTGCTATTAGTGAGTGGGGGAAGCAGCAGTTGTTACCCAACCACCCAACTAAGTAGTAAACAAATACCGACAATCGAATACGGAATCATATTGTGAGCTAGATAAATACTTTTTGTagttcacaaaaaataaatataattataaaaagctcGAAAAAAACACTGTTCTCAACGCTTACACTGTACTGAATGATTACTTTTCCCTACAACTTTGTCGACTAAAAGTACTATAAGCCCCCCCCGTAATAATCTTGAGATTGTGTACCCCCGGGCAAATGAGTAGTATATGACATTGTTGTGTGCCAAACTTGCAAATTATGACATGAAAGGGAACACACTGCCATTTCTGAAATTGGAAAGCTTAATGTCTGCGCTTTTAGTAGGCTCTGCATTTTCTTgcaattattaaagaaaaaaagaacagagCTGTACGTATGCCAGCAACACAACTGAGATAGCAGGAAAGTTTAAGAATGGTCGCATTCACCAGGCACGTTTGCTCCCTGATCCCTGATACTAGAGGTGGAGAAAGATCGATGGAAACATCAATGCATCgaatgttaaataataaatgtataggACATTTGATTGGCTGTGCTGGAAGCGAAAAAAATGTGtactgctttttatttttggagttTTTCATTCCAGTGCTTCAGTTCAAAATATCTGTGTTTAGTTAGGGAAaaacttacatatgtatttactaAAACAGGCATATCATTAACCCTTTTTTCGGTATTGCTAAGGACAAAGATATTTCTATAATCAAATATATGCACCTTTAGTTAAggcatataatttttgttatgaatggtaaatgaataatttaattctaattataaatatcagTTTTCTTTACATAAATTTGGAATTCAATCAAAAGTGGTGTTCAAATGTACactataaaaaactttttcacagcaaaattacattttgatcACCACTGCTTTAAATAAGTAGTGTTATAAATCGAACGTTAAAAAAAGATGACTTTGGaaaaagtaatataaagaaaatagagaaaaataaaataaaaactgcttAATAAGGCTTAGCTTCAATagaaacaaaacacacaaaaaaaatgtatgatttatgtgttttacttttacttaaaCAACATTGAAACCTCCCGATAaccgataaaaataaaagcaaaaatgacACCATTGCATTAAATAAGGCAATTTTACGAAAAACGTCGATAAATATCGATGTTCTGATGAAAAAACATCGAACACATCCACCTCTAACTGTTACCGTAACATGATACCAAATTTTGTGCATCacacaaaatgatttacaggcgcaatttttaagatatcactAAGTCTATTAAACGATCCTGATTttaaagcgattgacccataaatagagaagatatttcgaaattacattcaattcaataattacatttgcatggcaaatcaaacgtgcgagcgagaaaGCATGCCAGTACAAAATAGtacccaatttttttttgggtaccgagtAAGAATCGAGCAATAAGCAAaagtattatcgatatcatgtaatgaaactgttgatgtataatttatgtatatacaaatatacaattagattaaaatataattgtgctaatatataaatatgtatttttgcatggcaaaattccttatgacgtcacaattttcaatatagtcgggcagaagctgattgctatgcatgaaattgtaTGAGAggaaaagcgatcattttgcagcactacttttgcatctttgccgagaactgaaagctgcaaaataataatttttattacttatatttccGATTTCTCACACATATAGGTAGAAAAGCTTGAGATAACAGCTTCTTTCACTACGAAATACTCTTTGGCTTTCACAATAAATCAGTGGTGTTTAAAGCAGGCtaagaaatactttttttatcaCATGTTCtacgaaaatttattttacagccTACTGTATTCAACTTTTGGACATCACAGcaataaatacacacagaataaaaatgttttttcattataaaaagctCGAAAAGAAAGCTGATTAAAACACACAATGTCCcatatgaaaactttttcctTTAGCTTTGTCGATAGTAATTAAAGTCCATTGCTATTAAGTGATGCTTTAAGGCTTGGATTTCTTACATTTCAAAGTTTTACTACAACTCAgaagttttctatttttaagaatCATGTACTTTGtatggcaaatatataaaagactcaataaaaaaaagctttacaCTGCAGCTTTGCCCACAGAGACAATTATAAGCTCAATTCGGTGAAGCTTTAAAGCTTAGCTTTTTGaactttaaaactttattagTATACATTGTTTACTTAGTTTTAAGGTAacctaaaattaataatatatacccAGTAACCATTTAAAGCTTTCACAGTCGTATCTGTAAGCTTTTAGTCTTGCATGTCTAAATTAACAAGTTGAACCCTAAAGTAAAGCTTTCTCATTTTCAGGCCTAAAACCAATCAACCAAGTTATACTTGGCTCGCATTCTTCTTTATCATAAAATAGCTGAGATTTCTTTACGTCGATGATCTTTATAagtagtaatttttttttaaatatttactagtCCGGCTTATGTTGCACCCTCTCAAATTCTTCTACTTAAAacgatattataaatatttttttaagttaaggATTTTTTGCTTCCAAATTCTAATTTGATCAACTTTATACAGATGTATATGTATTACTTGTGTTACATAGTTAAATGTATTCCCAAGTTAATGTTcacttatttctttttaatcagAGCAAATTTACaaactcttttaattttaagtgaaGCCTTGCTATTTGGAATAACTAAGTTCTTTATTCTTAATAAAGTATATTCATATTCAATGCTTCTTTTCAGATTCCAGAATTTGGaactcaaatcaaataatttaaaaaaaatgatccCTTACCACGGAAAACTCCATTGTGTATAATAATACTCTGGACGAAACTTTATTTCACATAAATGAGAAAATAACAAAGCCTTAAGCCTAAGaacgtatttaaaatacagTTTCTCACATGAAAGGTAagaaaacattaaacattatttggcAAAAATGGGAAATTGGGTCTAGGGGCTAAAAGGGAAGTTTCCCCGCAACGTCTTATTCATGATGTGAATAATGCTCGTAGTGCTCGGAATGATGCACTGGCTCCTCGTAGTGTCCATGCTCATGCAGATGCGACTCGCTGTGGTGCTCCAAAACCAGGCCGTGGTTATGATTGTGCTCAGTCTTGGGATGCAGAATCTTCAACTTTTGCTTGGTACCTCCAATTTCGATGGGCTTCTTGACCAAATGCTGATCCTCCTTCTTAATGTAAACGGGCACGGCatgataatgatgaaattTGACGCTCTGATGCGATGTTGCGTGCTTGTGATCTACCTCATGATGCACCTCGGTCTCCTCGTGTTCCGGCTCATATTTGGCATGCTCC of Drosophila innubila isolate TH190305 chromosome X, UK_Dinn_1.0, whole genome shotgun sequence contains these proteins:
- the LOC117793981 gene encoding myb-like protein AA, producing the protein MATRCRSTKSLNLNRSLLSLVAAFLIFTLQLSLCSAQSQPRLSRRPAAKTAAEESSERSIVPDQLALAASRSDGQGRGYQRRGAAVHTRTKEPTPDYSYGQLELNLIRPEHETSSLPPHGKINGYYGGVSLSTTSESIGTANNNNGDMSHEKALDDSETAAEYVQQQQQQQQQQQQQQQQQQQQLQQQQHTINVASEASPPAPAPVYEKESVPRSYEIYETPAQPEPEPESAAGDIERLYRTKYYSYAPPQPYRSIEAEAEDKVRVSASTEIPKAEIMKQIEKSVIKYMKELEAEGKIITTPQELAPPATKTYYKLLSLPNSSQSSANSGEEKRYSSSTVRPKYSNPSAAGQGRQQAQSSQQHGQYHAQQQHQQQHQHHQVNINKPSAHALTKPQRYQSETETAYQAPELSAEALAPNVEFIYKIKTRAPLQTATVKTVSKPYTLPLKSSSEHFDHGAALKNIEEFDLSHVVTTPERERGRERERDRDREQEQEQHVTSKPQKLYFNSEIYHDINSLPYKGEKLRGVSSSASQMHSVQGQEYRHKLKAAADLHPDYKGYSGYFAEPVSSSMELSEKLPPSGIDNEDMDDGYPIPYQYVLKKEPLSSKYEEERESWESLRQAHGKPASGGYKSTSLDYDSYSPKFNNNPEGYGYQHTYKTQLLRGGGAGSPGGGQSSAGSAVKRGKRGGAAHPSSGGGPGKKLLRGGPSGVGATIGVGGGKHIKDLEASLALRPPPKK
- the LOC117788624 gene encoding histidine-rich glycoprotein, producing MLKVGLPCLALLALTSALKIHEYEHEEHAKYEPEHEETEVHHEVDHKHATSHQSVKFHHYHAVPVYIKKEDQHLVKKPIEIGGTKQKLKILHPKTEHNHNHGLVLEHHSESHLHEHGHYEEPVHHSEHYEHYSHHE